The Ictalurus furcatus strain D&B chromosome 12, Billie_1.0, whole genome shotgun sequence nucleotide sequence ATTAGCAATGTAGGTTTAAGTAAATTAATTccctataaaacacattttagcaGGAATTTGAATAATATTATTGTGATAATTATAATGCATGTGTTTTATGCTTTAGGCGATTCATTGGATATAATTGTAgataagtattttattttattttatagaatttTATTGTTAATTCACTCAGGCGTAGtctgcttcctcttcctctgtgAATCCACTTTTAACAGCTTCTTGAATGCTCTTTATCTCTTCTGGAGCAGCAGGAGGGAGAATGGCGAGCAGCTCTTTATCAATCTTCTCCAGTCTTGCATCACTCTTCCTTTCAAACTCATCCTTGTTCTTGAGCACAAGGCGTAAGATGGCTTTCTGAGCCTCATCACAGGAGTTCTGTAACTGCTGACGCTCATAAAGAAACTCTGGCTTTTCCTTGTCCATGGCCATCAGTTTTCCCAGAGAGCTGACACGGTCCATTAGGTGCTTGGTGGACACCTCGGTGTAGGTTGTAGCAATCATGTTGACAAGGTCGGCAATGTTAGTGGCATGAAAGGCTTGATTATAAAGCAGATCCTTGGAGAAGAGCTTTGCATCATAGGCAAGTGATTGTGTCTTCTCAGATGTGGAAACAAAATCTTTAAGGGTTCTGGTCAGGCTGGTTTTCACGATGTTGGACACCATTTGAAAGAAGCGAACCATCTTCTCCCACTGCTCCTTCACTCTCCCCATGGCATCCATACCTTTGACCAGCATTTTTATGGTGGTGTTAAAGTCTACCTCTTTGATCTCACAGTCCCTCATGGTGATTAGGATTTCAGTCAGCTCCTTTTGGTTCTTCTCCATGTTCTCTACACACTTCTCATAGATCTCTCTGGTCTTGTCCAGTTGAGCACGGCTCTGCACTATCTTGAACCTAGCATTCTCTGATGCCCTTACTGAAGCTCTCATATTCTCAGATTTACTTTCTTCTTTATACATCATTGGTGGTTTGGGTGCCAGGGCAGGAGACTTTGTGACATCTTTACTTTTGCTGTCGAAACTGCGAGCTGATTTAGTCAGGTTTGTGATCCTTTCAATCAACTGATTTGTTTGGGCTTTTTCACAGTTCCCCTCTGGTGCGTACTTTGCTAGTTCTTCACAGATCTCAATGCCCTTATCACAAATATTTTGGGCTATCTCTTTTGCTTGGCAGTTTGGGATTTTTTCTAAACTCACCTTGATTCTTTTGAACTGATTTTTCTGGAAATCTGTTACTGTAGCTTTATTCTTTTGATCATACAAGTCTTTCCAGTTAATCATGTTGTCATGCACAAACGTTTGTACATTCTCTGTGCAGATCAGGATTTCTGAAGACTTgctataaatattaattacatcAATAGCAGATTCTTGGCCTTTAATGTAATTCTTCGtatcagaaatgtttttggaAGCTTCACAGAGTTGGGTCACTGGTTTGGTAAAGACGGCTGTTACTCCATTAACAATAGCTGTGAAGCACTCAGTAAAACCTGAAATAAGATCCATACCTATCATTTCCCATCCACTTGGTAGTGAATTCATTGCTTCCTTGTAACTTTCCTGTGCTTCCTGAAGTTGCCTTTCCATGCTTTTCATTGCTTTCTCTGAGCGTGCATTGACTTCTTCTGATGACTGTTTCCTCAGCTTGGCCTCATCCAGTTTCTTCTTGACAGCATCCAGCTCCTCCCCATAAAAGTGCTCAGCATTTACACATGCTTCCAGCAGTTCTTGGATAATATTGATGACATCAGTGAACCGCTTTTCTGTTGAATTGGCCAACTCAAGACAGTCATCTGCAATGACACGAATGTTCTCCAGCTGATCAGGGAGGTGGGCTTGTACAACCTCATCATTGTCTTGGAACAGGATCTTCACAGCTGTCTTCATGTAATCTGGAACTGCCATGGTGTGGAGTCTAATCTGATCCATGTTCTTATGGGCCTCGTTGAAAGCCCACCAGCCAGAGTTACACACCTGCATGAGGCAGGCACGAAATGAATCTGGGTATCTGATGTACTTGTAGCCATCTTTAGGTGGGTTCTTGTTAATGGAGAAATCTATATTGGAGGAGATGAAGACCAGCTCTCCCAGGATGGCTATGGAGAGTGGAGCAGGAGTCAGATACTCCTCCCAGTTGGCGTACGGCTGCATCACAAGCTTGGTCTGGTTTCTCATCTCCTTTGCTGTGGTGAGGCTTTGATTTTTCTTTGCAATTTGGGAATCCATGGCTTCCTTGTTTCTGCTAAATCAAAGAGAAAATGAATTGATTGTACATTTAATATACACAATAATAACCTATAttaattttgtacatttgtatataggtaataaacaacaaacaaatttcTCAGATGTTGTGGTCCATCATGGAGCTGttcatttaaaagtgaaaaatgttaaataaaatgtatttaaacaatTGAATGGAGATTAATGGGTGCACTGCAAggattctagaaataaatgaactTAGTTCAGgtgaaattataatattttttttgtattttttgtaagaCCTGAACATAGTAAGTGTGCATTATTCTTTGTGCCCATAGCCAAAAAAAAGATAAGTACTGAAAATGAAGCTAAATTTGCATTTGTGATAAAAGTGATAAAACATCTGTGATAAAACATCACTATGCTGCAAaccataataataaactgaaccATGTTGCACATAGACAACAGCAGAGACCGCTGACTTTTAGTGGAGCAGGGTTCAGTTATTTGGTGGATGCACAAGTACAGGTGGAGTGTTTACATCTGTCAAACTGACTGAACTAAAAATATTTGATTGATCCACACCAAATAAATTAGATGTAAATGTGTTGAACATTATACAGACTTTAACATTATAACACTCGTCTTCTGCCTGATCCTCGCACTCTAGTCCCGTTCGCCCGCGCTTGCCTCCAACCAGGTACCGTAACAGAATTCAAGAATTCAGTGGCTTTTAAATCATTCCTAACTATATAAAAAGGATTCAATGTGcactaaataaaatctttttttttaagttcagaACAGAGTCCCTCTTCCTACCTTGATATCCTGATAGTTTTTAGTGACGGTGTGGAGGATCTCTGCCAGCTCTGCAACCCAAATGGAGCAGTGTCACAAAACAGAAAGCCCCTGTGTATTTATCATCTGTATCCACCCTCCCCTTTCACCCCACCTCTGCTACAATCTAGTATAAAAGGCTCTGATCTTAAAATCTCACACGAGTGACTGTGGTGAGCTAGAAGAGAAATAACAGCATACAAAAAGATTTCTGTCTTTAAGAATCCTGTGGGAAGGTTGCATTCTGCTTTTCTGAGTGCTATATTCATTTTttagtgtttaaaaatgtaataactgAGCGTTTTGAGTCAAACTggtaaaatatgaaaaaaataaatgactatgacaaaaaggaaataaatatgaaaaacagaACAATGTAATGTAACCTTGTGTAACTTGAGACTAGTGTAAAATGAGGCTGAGGTGGAGCTCCACAGAATAGAATTTAATggtggacttttttttattaactttcctatagaatgtttttttttttcttttaataaaatgcattcTGTAAGAGATATCACAGATGGCTAGAGACAGTGGAGGGGATTGTTAAAATTATCTTATGGTCtcattagttttttttccccctatagCACTCTTACTTTTTGTTTCAGAGTAATATGACCCAGCTTTATTCACCTGAGTAAGTTGAATTCCAGTATTCACATATTCACGTATTCacactatttttaaaagaaaatttaaaaatacaaaaataaatatattttttcagaaatgaaattaccagaataaattattttctcttatggtttttccattttctgtgtTGAAATGTTGTGTTTGTCGCTGCAGAGTTGTGCTGAAGAACACAGCGGAGGCTGTTATTGTTCCATTAAAAGGTGGCATCTCCACCCTGAATGAAGTCTATCAGGCCCTGATTAAAGCAGATGTAGATCCTGTTACTGGGCAATGCTCCAACTACGTCTACATCAGACAGCAGATAGTGCAGGCTCATCAGTTCCTGGAGCAGTCAGAACAGACGGCCAGTTCAGGGTTAAAGAGTCTGAATGAAAACTTGGAGAGACTTACACAAGAGGAGGGAAAACTCAAACATGAGATCAATAATACAAGAAACACCTTAGAGGATTTAAGAACAGAGCAGGCATCTAGTGAAAAATTACTCAGAGATTCTCAGGGAGCTCTGGAGCTGGCCAGGACAAACCTgaattcaacaaaacagacactTCAGGATCAGGAAAACAGGAAACACAATGCTGAAATAATCACAGGTGTTGGGGCGGGGCTGTTTTAATACCAGGTGTTGGATGGATTGCAGGTGAGAATTACATCATATAGATAAACATAATGATATCAGAACTGTtagatactgtacattatcGTAATCATGTGTGAATGTTATTTCTGACTATTTCATTTCTTCCTTCTCTGTACAGGTTCTGCCATGTTGATTGCTGGTGCAGTTGAAATGGATCAGGCAGTCCATGCTATCAGAGAGGCTGAAGAGGAAGTGAGAAAGTCTGATGCTGAAGTGAAAAAATAGCAATGTAAAGTGTCCGAGTACGAGTCCAAAATTTCCCAGACCAGGCGTGACATCAGTGAGAAAGATGACAAGCTGAAGCAGACGCATGAAGAAATCCAAAAGGTGAAGAAGCAAATCGAGTCTGTAGCTGAGTTCCAGGAGAAAGTGAGAAGTGCCGTCCACCTCCTGGGTGTTCTGAGCGGGAGGGCCAGCGTGGCTGAACATCAGACTCGCAGATTCATCCTCCAGGAGCctgtgatgaaggtgatggaggatgtgatgAAGGCCACAGAGAAAATCACAGGGAATGAGCTCCTCTACAACAATGACATGCCAAAGCTACTCGATCAGCTGAAGGAGAACAGCCAGCGATTGGCAGCCATCTGTGCCTCAGAGGAGAACAGCTCTAAGAATAAAACCACTTAACACtggttatgtttttttaaacagacattCACTGAATAATGGATATTTTGTGGATTCTTCAGTCAATATATAACTTGTGCTACTTCAAAACTGCATGTCAGAtgtttgtacaaaaaaagaTAGTGTTAAATAAGCAATGGTTCCTTGTCatagaaaataggtttaatGTGATTGTACACAGTGTCTGTAAGACTAAATTATAGCAGGCTTACTTTACTTTTGTTTATGCTGAAAGAGTAACTTGCAGGAGCATTAAAACCACTAAatataatcataaaataaatacaataaaaggaTGTTGCAGTCAAGTTTGTTAAATGtacactgttgttttttgtattcagttttttgtattgtattgtccACGAGCTCCTACACAACAGAAGCAGATGAACGTTTATATAAaaccatcattttaaataagtaaCAAAACAATCTCaacaaggggaggcacagctaagctatcatgaTCTGGGTTTAGCTGCTGAAAAGCCATGTAgtgtacattatctttccttctgctctgatcagatcatgttcacgtaaactggaactcatatagacatttacacaccttgttttcctgctcagcatcagaagATATTACTGTTTCAGCTTCAATCTcttttactggtttaaaaacccCCgtcgtatatccattttccatttacATGGACATctataatctaattattgaccttattctgaataagacaatattgtgattaaggtgtttacatgagtcgcttttagaatactcctttcatgttccatGAAagtttcatgttcatttaaagtttgttaaATGTacactatttgtttttttatttatatttaagcttattattatatttaaaccaTTGTTAAAATAATCTTGATGTTAAAATGATTTTGGCCAGACTGATGTGGAAGTCtgttaaaatccatccatcttcaaccgcttactccttttcaggttcgcaggggaacctggagcttatcccagggagcatagggcacaaggcagggtacaccctggacagggtgccagtccatcgcagggcacacaatcacacaccagacactttagacacgccaatcagcctaccatgcatgtctttgtattgggggaggaaactggagtacccggagaaaacccccacagcacaggagGAACATGCatactccgcacacacagagccacgggaaccgaaccccgaccctggcggcgtgaggcaaatgtgctaaccattaagccaccgtgcgcccctgtctgttaaaatatgaaattaaaataaatcagtatAAAGCTTGTGGAATGCAATACGTTATTCTTTCATTAAATACTCACACAAA carries:
- the LOC128615561 gene encoding uncharacterized protein LOC128615561, translating into MDSQIAKKNQSLTTAKEMRNQTKLVMQPYANWEEYLTPAPLSIAILGELVFISSNIDFSINKNPPKDGYKYIRYPDSFRACLMQVCNSGWWAFNEAHKNMDQIRLHTMAVPDYMKTAVKILFQDNDEVVQAHLPDQLENIRVIADDCLELANSTEKRFTDVINIIQELLEACVNAEHFYGEELDAVKKKLDEAKLRKQSSEEVNARSEKAMKSMERQLQEAQESYKEAMNSLPSGWEMIGMDLISGFTECFTAIVNGVTAVFTKPVTQLCEASKNISDTKNYIKGQESAIDVINIYSKSSEILICTENVQTFVHDNMINWKDLYDQKNKATVTDFQKNQFKRIKVSLEKIPNCQAKEIAQNICDKGIEICEELAKYAPEGNCEKAQTNQLIERITNLTKSARSFDSKSKDVTKSPALAPKPPMMYKEESKSENMRASVRASENARFKIVQSRAQLDKTREIYEKCVENMEKNQKELTEILITMRDCEIKEVDFNTTIKMLVKGMDAMGRVKEQWEKMVRFFQMVSNIVKTSLTRTLKDFVSTSEKTQSLAYDAKLFSKDLLYNQAFHATNIADLVNMIATTYTEVSTKHLMDRVSSLGKLMAMDKEKPEFLYERQQLQNSCDEAQKAILRLVLKNKDEFERKSDARLEKIDKELLAILPPAAPEEIKSIQEAVKSGFTEEEEADYA